In Sphaeramia orbicularis chromosome 3, fSphaOr1.1, whole genome shotgun sequence, a genomic segment contains:
- the lysmd2 gene encoding lysM and putative peptidoglycan-binding domain-containing protein 2, translating into MAEFSPVLPMRDGGGGRFGQPIFPRSRSGSESDSELSQSLARTKIRSYGSTASVTASLGEKYIEHRVADSDTLQGIALKYGVTMEQIKRANKLFSNDCIFLRNSLNIPVVSHKRSIFNGLSLESPDGDVDVTPQEADRPCVISQDVEGPSPPPTPPPPPTPPPEDSKPPQLQQEELSAKDFLHRLDVQIKQSKQAARRLKEDQGRGNEEDCAPPQTSYQDI; encoded by the exons atggcGGAGTTTTCTCCCGTCCTGCCGATGCGGGATGGAGGCGGAGGACGGTTCGGTCAGCCCATCTTCCCCCGGTCCAGGTCCGGTTCCGAGTCCGACAGCGAACTGTCCCAGAGCCTGGCCCGGACTAAGATCCGGTCTTACGGGAGCACGGCCAGCGTCACGGCGTCTCTGGGAGAGAAATACATAGAGCATCGGGTTGCGGACAGTGATACCCTGCAAGGGATAGCACTTAAATACGGAGTGACG atgGAACAGATTAAAAGAGCCAACAAACTGTTCAGTAATGACTGCATCTTTCTGCGGAACAGCTTGAACATCCCAGTGGTGTCGCACAAACGCTCCATCTTTAATGGACTGTCTCTGGAGTCTCCGGACGGGGACGTGGACGTGACACCCCAGGAAGCAGATAGACCCTGTGTTATTTCACAGGATGTGGAGGGACCGTCGCCACCCCCTACCCCgcccccaccccctaccccacCCCCTGAGGACTCCAAACCCCCCCAGCTGCAGCAGGAGGAGCTTTCAGCCAAAGACTTCTTACACAGACTAGACGTACAAATTAAACAGTCCAAGCAGGCAGCCAGGAGACTGAAGGAGGACCAAGGAAG AGGTAATGAAGAGGACTGCGCCCCCCCCCAGACATCATACCAGGACAtctga